The Pseudostreptobacillus hongkongensis DNA segment TTTTTATCAGATAAAGACTCTGTAGTTATTAGTGGAATAGAACACGAAATAAACATTGATTTATTAGTATGGACTTTAGTATAAATTTAATTAAAAAAACATCAATTAACATGTTGATTTTTATTTGAAATAATGTTAAAATAAATTAGATTTAAATATTAACAAATATAAATAAACTCTATAAGAGAAAGAGTGTTTAGGGTTCCGAAGATATTATCTTGCTGGTCCAAGCAACACTGGTACTTGTAAAAGTATTACACCATAGGGACAAAAGCCCAGGAGGTAGGTTTCACTTAAAAGCCTACTTTTCTGGGCTTTGTTTATTTTGAAATTCAATCTTAGGAGGTACTTTAATTATGTTAAGTTATTTTAAACTTAAAGAACACGGAACAGATTTTAAATCTGAATTTTTAGGAGGATTAACTACATTCCTAACAATGGCATATATTTTAGGAGTTAATGCAAGTATTTTAGGTAGTGCAGGGTTAACACCTGGATCCGTATTTTTTGCAACAGCTATATCATCAGCTGTAGCTACTATTTTTATGGGGATTTATGCAAATGCTCCTATAGCACTTGCACCTGGTATGGGACTTAATGCATTCTTTACATATACGGTTGTACTAGGTTCTGGATATACTCCTGCCGAAGCATTGGCTATGGTATTTGTATCAGGTTTAATATTCCTTATTATTTCTGTTTTAGGTCTTAGAAAGCTAATTGTTGATTCTATTCCTACAAGTTTAAAAAAATCAATTGGAGCTGCTATAGGATTCTTTATAGCATTTATAGGTCTTAATAAATTAGGTATAATTATTGCAAACCAAGCTACTTATGTAACACTTGGATCTTTCAAAAATCCCACAGTATTATTAGGAGTATTCGGATTAATATTAACATTAATACTAATGACGTTAGAAATTAGATCTGCAGCATTTCTTGGATTACTAGCAACAGCTATTTTAGGTATAGTATTAGGATTATTAGGTATTTCTGGTATGCCTACTTTACCTAATGGAATAATTAGTTTATCATTTGACACTTCTAGTGTAGGGCTATTTTTAAGTGGATTAGGAAGTATATTAACTAAACCAGAAAGCATAGTTATAATATTTACTATGTTATTTGTTGATTTTTTTGATACAGCTGGTACTTTAATAGCTGTTATAGATAAAATAAAAGGATTAGTAAAAAGTGAACATCCTGAATTAGAAGTTGATTATAACATAGATAAAATGTTTTATTCTGACGCATTAGGTACTGTAGTTGGAGCTACTTTGGGAACTTCAAATGTAACTAGTTTTGTTGAATCTTCAAGTGGTGTTGCTGCTGGTGGAAGAACTGGATTATCTTCAGTAATTGTTGGAATATTATTTTTACTTTCAACATTATTCTCTCCATTATTATCTGTTGTGGATTCTATTGCTGTAAATGATACACTATTTTTATCTCCAGTTGTTGCACCAACTTTAGTAATAGTTGGAGTTCTAATGGCTACTCAATTATCTAATGTTGATTGGCATGATTTTAGAGCAGCTGCTTCAGGATTTGCAACAATAATAATAATGGTTTTATCTTATTCTATAGCTAATGGTATAGCTGCAGGATTTATAGTTTATGTAATAACAAATATATTTAGCAAAGAAAAGAAAAAATTACCGGCTATTATATGGGTTTTATTCGTGATTTTCTTATTACACTTTGCTTTAGTTTAATAATAAATAATCTATTATAGAGGAGTTAATTACTCCTCTATTTTTAATTCTTCATATAACAATTATTTTTATTTAATTATAACTATTTTAAAAAAAAATTTTATATGGTATTATTAGTTATATAGAATAGAAAGAGGTTAGATTATGATAAACAATAATTTATTAAAAGATGATTTGTATTTAGCTGTTAATGGAGAGTGGTTAAAAACAGCCATTATTCCAGAAGACAGAGCACAAGTAGGAGGTTTTCAAAACTTAGTTATTGACATTGAAAAACTTTTACTAGAAGATTTTAAAAATTTAAAAAATGTAGAAAATCCTGAAATGAAAGAATTTTTAAAATTCTTTAATGAAGCAAGAAATTTTGAAAAAAGAAATAAGGAGGGATATACAGAATTAAAAAAATATATTACTAAAATATCTGAAATTAAAGATTATAATGATTTTTCTGAAATTCTTAAAGAATGGACTTTAAAAGATTTACCACTACCATTTAGTATATTTATTGGCCCTGATATGATGAATGCAAAAATTAATGTATTACATTTAAATAGATCTTCTATTATACTTCCAGATAAAACTTACTATGAAAAAGAAAATGGAAAAACTTTAATTAAATCTTACACTAAGATGTTAGAAAAAATTTTTGAAGAATTAGATTATCACACAAGTGAAATAAAAGAACTTATTGACAAAACTATAGAATTTGATAAAATTATATATCCATATACTAAAACTTCTGTTGAATTAGCTGATTATACTAAATCATATAACCCTAGAAGTATGGAAAATGTAAAAAAATATTCAAATAAAATCAATTTTGAAATATTTATAAATGATATTTTAGAACAAATTCCAGAAAAAATAATCGTAGATGAACCTAACTTCTTTGAAAATTTAGAAAATATTTTAACAGAAAATAATTTAGAATTGTTAAAAGCATGGTTAATATCTAAATTAGTAATTTATCTTAGTAGTTTATTCAAAGATAATTTAAGAATTATTGGTGGTCTATATCAAAGAGAAAAATCAGGTATTAAAGTAGCTGATAGTATAGACAAATACTCATATTATACTTCAACAGCTATGTTTGCTGGTGTTATAAGCGTATATTACGGTAAAAAGTATTTTGGTGAGAAAGCTAAAAATGATGTAGAGTGTATGGTAAAAAATATTATTAATGTTTATAAAAAAAGATTAGAAACAAACACTTGGCTTAAAGAAAAAACAAAGAAAAGGGCTATTAAAAAATTAAACACTCTTGGTATTCTTATAGCTTACCCTGAAAAATATAAAGATGTATATAAAAAATTAAAATATAATGACGAAGAAACATTTTTTGAAAATTATATAAGATTCAAAAAAATAAAAAATATAGAACACTTTAAAAAATGGAATACAAATGTTGATAAAATGGAATGGGGAATGAGTTCAAATACAGTTAATGCATACTATCACCCTCAACACAATCATATATGCTTCCCAGCTGCTATATTACAAGAACCTTTCTATAGTATATCTCAATCTAAAAGTAAAAATTATGGAGGTATTGGTGCTGTAATCGGACACGAAATTTCTCATGCTTTTGATAATAATGGAAGCAATTATGATGAAAACGGAAACTTATTAAACTGGTGGGATGAAGAAGATTATATAAAATTTGAAGAAAAAACAAATGAAATGATAGAACAATTTGATGGTATACCATTTGGAAGTGGAAAAGTAAATGGTAAACTTACAGTTTCTGAAAACATCGCTGATTTAGGTGGAATAACTTCAGCATTAGAAGCATTAAAATTAGAAAAAGAGTATTCATTAGATGAATATTTTATAAACTGGGCAAGAATATGGAGAAGAAAAGCTAAACCAGAATACATAGATCTTCTTCTAAATATAGATGTACATTCTCCTGGTGAATTAAGGGCAAATATAACTCCACAAAATTTAGATGATTTTTATCAAACATTTAATATTAAAGAATCAGATAAAATGTATAGAGAAAAAGAAAAAAGAATTACAATTTGGTAAAATCACTCTGTCAATTAAAAATGAAAATGTCTCAAAAAATATATAATATATAGACCTAAATTAGAGGGGGATTATCCCCTCTTTTTAAATTAGGTCTTTCCCAATTTTAATCATATACTTTATAAAGGATTCAAGTTTCCACAGATGAGTTAGAGGAGGAATATATTTTTTTTTCTCTTTTTAAACTTTAACAATATCATAATCAAATTCACTTAAAAATGTTTCAAATTCTTTAACTTCTTCTAAAACATAAATATTATCCTTAATATTATAATAAAGACTTACTGTAAGTGTTTTAATAACTAATCACTTAACATTTTTATTAAATAGTTTTTAGAGTCATATGGGAAGTATTTCTTGACTTTATTTTTATTTAAATTTGTGTTATTATTAATCATGGATATACGATTTCTTTCTTTATATTTGAGTATTTAAGATTTTACTGTATATCCTATTTTTTTTCA contains these protein-coding regions:
- a CDS encoding NCS2 family permease, with product MLSYFKLKEHGTDFKSEFLGGLTTFLTMAYILGVNASILGSAGLTPGSVFFATAISSAVATIFMGIYANAPIALAPGMGLNAFFTYTVVLGSGYTPAEALAMVFVSGLIFLIISVLGLRKLIVDSIPTSLKKSIGAAIGFFIAFIGLNKLGIIIANQATYVTLGSFKNPTVLLGVFGLILTLILMTLEIRSAAFLGLLATAILGIVLGLLGISGMPTLPNGIISLSFDTSSVGLFLSGLGSILTKPESIVIIFTMLFVDFFDTAGTLIAVIDKIKGLVKSEHPELEVDYNIDKMFYSDALGTVVGATLGTSNVTSFVESSSGVAAGGRTGLSSVIVGILFLLSTLFSPLLSVVDSIAVNDTLFLSPVVAPTLVIVGVLMATQLSNVDWHDFRAAASGFATIIIMVLSYSIANGIAAGFIVYVITNIFSKEKKKLPAIIWVLFVIFLLHFALV
- a CDS encoding M13 family metallopeptidase, with protein sequence MINNNLLKDDLYLAVNGEWLKTAIIPEDRAQVGGFQNLVIDIEKLLLEDFKNLKNVENPEMKEFLKFFNEARNFEKRNKEGYTELKKYITKISEIKDYNDFSEILKEWTLKDLPLPFSIFIGPDMMNAKINVLHLNRSSIILPDKTYYEKENGKTLIKSYTKMLEKIFEELDYHTSEIKELIDKTIEFDKIIYPYTKTSVELADYTKSYNPRSMENVKKYSNKINFEIFINDILEQIPEKIIVDEPNFFENLENILTENNLELLKAWLISKLVIYLSSLFKDNLRIIGGLYQREKSGIKVADSIDKYSYYTSTAMFAGVISVYYGKKYFGEKAKNDVECMVKNIINVYKKRLETNTWLKEKTKKRAIKKLNTLGILIAYPEKYKDVYKKLKYNDEETFFENYIRFKKIKNIEHFKKWNTNVDKMEWGMSSNTVNAYYHPQHNHICFPAAILQEPFYSISQSKSKNYGGIGAVIGHEISHAFDNNGSNYDENGNLLNWWDEEDYIKFEEKTNEMIEQFDGIPFGSGKVNGKLTVSENIADLGGITSALEALKLEKEYSLDEYFINWARIWRRKAKPEYIDLLLNIDVHSPGELRANITPQNLDDFYQTFNIKESDKMYREKEKRITIW